TGTCCGCCGGAGTGCCTCTTGAGCACCGCAATTGGAGTCCAACACCCCTGAGACGGAGGCCGTATGCCAGAGATTCCCCCTCCCCAGACCGAAATACGCTCTGCAACCACGGCCCATATGTCCTGCCGACCGGATCCGCTCCAGGAACCTGTGGCCATCGTCATTTTCGGTGCCACCGGGGACCTGACCTCCCGCAAACTTTTTCCTGCTCTGTTTTCCCTTTTTGCCGGAGAGGTCCTGCCCCAACGGCTGGCCATTATCGGTGTTGGCCGCTCGTCCTGGTCAGACGCTGCATTTCGCGAGCATATGCACAACCAGGTCGCCGGAAACGCATCCTATTCCGCTGCTGCCTGGGAGACATTGGCCCCGCGTCTGCGGTACATCCAACAGGAGTATACCGGCGACTATGCCCCATTGGCACAGCGCCTCGAAGAAATCGATGCCGAGCTCGGACTCGAGGGCAACCGGCTGTTCTATCTCGCTGTGCCCCCCACGGTGTACATCCCTATAGCCGACGGCCTCGGGGCAAGCGGTTTGGCGGCTGAAGACCACGGATGGAGCCGGTTTGTGGTTGAAAAACCCTTTGGCCGGGACCTGGCTTCGGCCGAGTCGCTTGATGCGAGTCTGCACACCCATTTTGCGGAGCACCAGATTTTCCGTATCGACCACTATCTGGCCAAGGAAACGGTGCAGAACATCCTCATGCTCCGGTTTGCGAACACGATTTTCGAACCGGTCTGGAACCGCCGCTATGTCGATTCGGTTCAGATCCTGGCCGCCGAGTCCATCGGTGTGGGCCACCGGGCTGGCTATTATGATAGTTTCGGCGTCTTACGGGACATGTTTCAAAACCATATGATGCAGCTTTTGTCCCTGTGCGCCATGGAACCGCCATCGCATTTCGAGGCCGACCGGGTGCGCGACGAAAAGACCAAGATATACCGGAGCCTTCGTCCGTTTCATCCGCAGCGTGTCCAGTCGGATCTTGTTCTCGGGCAATATGCGGCCGGCGAAATCGACGGAGCAGCGGTACCTGCCTATCGTACGGAACGCGGCGTCGCCAAGGACTCCCAGACCCCCACTTTTGCCGCAATGCGGCTGTATATCGACAACTGGCGCTGGCAGGGAGTGCCGTTTTATCTTGTCTCGGGCAAACGGCTGGCAGCCAAGCGCACCGAGATCCGGATCCAGTTCAAACATGTGCCGTACTCGTTGTTTCGAGGTGTCTTGAGCGAGGATATTGCTGCGAACAGTCTGGTCCTTGGCATCCAGCCCCGGGAGGAGGTCAGTCTCGAGTTTCAGACCAAAAGCCCCGGGGCCAAGATGTGTCTGCGACCGGTCCAGATGCATTTCGACTACCACCACGGCACGGCCGGCCCAGTCCTCGAGGCCTATGAAAAGGTCTTGCTGGATTGCCTGCTCGGGGATCAGACCTTGTTCTGGCGTCAGGACGGGGTGGAACTCTGCTGGGGATTCCT
The sequence above is drawn from the Desulfohalobium retbaense DSM 5692 genome and encodes:
- the zwf gene encoding glucose-6-phosphate dehydrogenase, with the translated sequence MPEIPPPQTEIRSATTAHMSCRPDPLQEPVAIVIFGATGDLTSRKLFPALFSLFAGEVLPQRLAIIGVGRSSWSDAAFREHMHNQVAGNASYSAAAWETLAPRLRYIQQEYTGDYAPLAQRLEEIDAELGLEGNRLFYLAVPPTVYIPIADGLGASGLAAEDHGWSRFVVEKPFGRDLASAESLDASLHTHFAEHQIFRIDHYLAKETVQNILMLRFANTIFEPVWNRRYVDSVQILAAESIGVGHRAGYYDSFGVLRDMFQNHMMQLLSLCAMEPPSHFEADRVRDEKTKIYRSLRPFHPQRVQSDLVLGQYAAGEIDGAAVPAYRTERGVAKDSQTPTFAAMRLYIDNWRWQGVPFYLVSGKRLAAKRTEIRIQFKHVPYSLFRGVLSEDIAANSLVLGIQPREEVSLEFQTKSPGAKMCLRPVQMHFDYHHGTAGPVLEAYEKVLLDCLLGDQTLFWRQDGVELCWGFLDPILQGCENDPGKQPHLYTAGSWGPEAAEGFLPPWEKR